The Toxoplasma gondii ME49 chromosome III, whole genome shotgun sequence genome includes a window with the following:
- a CDS encoding phosphatidylinositol n-acetylglucosaminyltransferase (encoded by transcript TGME49_299040~Predicted trans-membrane domain (TMHMM2.0):133-156:165-188:194-217:252-275:279-299:303-326), giving the protein MTCAHPPAALDATDDPRTAGFRRRQKLSEDLLRLSRSRRYSDCPPPGPLLSGGDRLPDEVHPAPARWEKVLWRRQAYPDNYVDDSFLDSLICNANMRAYVYADLCRATAAVTQHISLLVDFTVVYIMLEKKRISVGSLFAVDLALLFFGFVLRLLADEALHKTWRGLWSSFVGMGCLRILAPILRTLTQTFSEDTVVCLSVVSLLVHTALTDYSYIYRNPDKVDESLQRAMSINAALLANVVLASRLSSSTEVFAVLIFGIEIFTISPMARRILWQKYPWAFVHVFTPTLVLSTALLLSLEAPASIVLLFLFSIVFITFVGPYWLISSQKYKHEIKGPWDVAEVPNYA; this is encoded by the exons ATGACCTGCGCCCACCCACCTGCGGCTCTTGACGCCACCGACGACCCGCGCACAGCCGGGTTCCGTCGCCGGCAGAAACTGTCGGAGGATCTGCTgcggctctctcgctcgcgaaGGTATTCAGACTGCCCGCCCCCCggtcctctcctctctggcgGAGACAGACTTCCAGACGAGGTGCACCCGGCGCCCGCGCGCTGGGAGAAGGTCCTGTGGAGGCGCCAGGCGTATCCGGACAACTACGTCGACGACAGTTTCCTCGACTCTCTCATCTGCAATGCCAACATGCGCGCCTACGTGTACGCGGACCTCTGCCGTGCAACTGCTGCTGTCACGCAACACATCAGTCTCTTGGTCGACTTCACCGTCGTCTACATCAtgctcgagaagaaacgaatcTCGGTCGGttcgctcttcgctgtcgacctcgcgcttctcttcttcggatTCGTCCTGCGGCTTCTCGCCGACGAGGCCCTCCACA AAACATGGCGAGGGCTCTGGAGCAGTTTCGTCGGCATGGGTTGTCTTAGG atcCTTGCGCCGATCCTTCGCACGCTCACCCAAACCTTCAGCGAGGACaccgtcgtctgtctctcagtTG TGAGCCTCCTGGTCCACACTGCGTTGACGGACTACTCCTATATCTACCG aaatcCAGACAAAGTCGATGAGTCTCTGCAGCGGGCGATGAGCATAAATGCCGCGCTGCTGGCCAACGTCGTGCTcgcctcgcggctctccTCTTCAACAGAAGTTTTTGCGGTGTTGATCTTTGGAATTGA GATCTTCACCATCAGCCCCATGGCGAGGCGCATTCTGTGG CAAAAGTATCCATGGGCGTTTGTCCACGTTTTTACGCCGACGCTCGTCCTCTCCACCGCACTGCTGCTCAGTCTGGAAGCCCCCGCTAGCatcgttcttctttttcttttttc GATTGTCTTCATCACTTTCGTGGGGCCCTACTGGCTGATCAGCTCGCAAAAGTACAAACA TGAGATCAAAGGTCCGTGGGACGTGGCGGAGGTTCCAAACTACGCGTGA
- the RPL17 gene encoding ribosomal protein RPL17 (encoded by transcript TGME49_299050) → MVKYAKEPSNENKCCKAFGQDLRVHFKNTHATVQAIKKDKKGNPMKLSAAKKFLEDVMEKKRCVPFRKFTGCIGRKAQAKEFKHTQGRWPVKSCKFVLDLLRNAESNAEMKNLDVDNLVIEHIQVNRAPKGRRRTYRAHGRINPYMSQPCHIEVILREQEQAVEKPSVEGVKAKTIRLTKKALARSRVRVGGGSN, encoded by the exons ATGGTGAAGTACGCGAAGGAGCCGTCCAACGAAAACAAAT GCTGCAAGGCATTTGGCCAGGACTTGCGTGTCCACTTTAAG AACACGCACGCGACGGTTCAGGCCATcaagaaggacaagaagggCAACCCGATGAAGCTTTCTGCCGCCAAGAAGTTCCTCGAAGATGTtatggagaaaaagaggtgCGTTCCGTTCAGAAAGTTCACCGGCTGCATCGGCCGCAAGGCTCAAGCCAAGGAGTTCAAGCACACCCAAGGGCGGTGGCCAGTCAAGTCCTGCAAGTTCGTCTTGGACCTGCTCAGAAACGCCGAGTCCAACGCTGAG ATGAAGAACCTGGACGTGGACAACCTCGTGATTGAGCACATCCAAGTGAACCGGGCGCCGAAAGGTCGCCGCAGGACCTACCGCGCTCACGGCCGCATCAACCCATACATGTCCCAGCCGTGTCACATCGAGGTTATCCTGCGCGAGCAAGAGCAGGCCGTGGAGAAGCCGTCCGTTGAAGGCGTCAAGGCGAAGACCATTCGCCTCACCAAGAAGGCCTTGGCGCGCAGCCGCGTGAGAGTGGGAGGCGGCAGCAACTAA